From the Salminus brasiliensis chromosome 15, fSalBra1.hap2, whole genome shotgun sequence genome, the window AAGTGATGGCATTATCTCTCACGGATAAGCTTTTCTTAATTAGAATCAGAATTTGCTCTTCTTTTTAACGGCTCTTTCAAGTAGGTGTTTATTATATCCGATGTTTTGTTAGCTGGTCATTGGACTACTGTTATTGTCTGATTAGAACGTCCTCTTCTAATGACGGAAGTCTGCAATAATCTCCCCCCTCTTTGCCTCTTGTTTCTGTCTGTGCAGATACCGAAGAGAGAAAATGCTGGCCAGGATCCTTTTCCTTTGTTCCTTTTTCGCCGGCGCTAGGTTCCAGGATGTTGAGGGCTTCAAGGCATCGTACAAGGGAGCTTGTGAAGCTTTGTGCTTCTGCGAGGAGAAGGACGGAGTCTTGCACGTGAACTGCGAGGAACGCAACATCAACAAAATCTCCGACGTGAAGGTACCGTCGGACCGACCTTTCCACCTGAGTCTGTACAAGAACAACCTCGTGGAGCTTCTTCCAGAGGACTTGGAACCCTTCAAGAACGCTGTCACTTTGCATCTTGGCGCCAACAGCATACAAGAGCTGGAGCCCGGGGTGTTCAGTGCGCTGGGCTCCCTGAAGAAGCTGCACATCAACAGTAATTTCCTGGTGATGTTGAAGGAGGACACTTTTCACGGCTTGGTGAATTTGGAGTACCTTCAGGCCGACACAAACTTCATCCGGGTCGTGGAGCCCGGGGCCTTCAGCAAACTCGTCCGGCTCAAGGTCCTGATCCTCAACGACAACTCGATCGAGTTTCTCCCGAACAACATCTTCCGCTTCGTGCCTCTGACACACTTAGACCTGCGAGGAAACAAGCTCCAAACCCTGCCCTACGTGGGATTCCTGGAGCACATCGGCCGCATCATCGAGCTCCTTCTAGAGGACAACGACTGGGTGTGCGACTGCCAGATCCTACACTTGAAGATCTGGATCGAGAACATGCGAGCGCAGTCGTCCATCGGGGAGGTGGTCTGCAGCAGCCCCCATCATCTCAGGGGAAGCACTCTGGCCAAGGTGAAAAGGGATGTGCTTTGCCCCTCTCATGAAGACATCAACCTTGAGGAACCGTCAAAGTCTCTGGATATGGTGGTCACCCCTTCCACAAAGGTGATGCAGATACCAGATGCCAGGGATGACGCCAAGATCCCGACACCGGCCCATGTGCCAAAGACGTCCTGTGTGGCACACTGCTCGTGTCATAACCATCCCAGTGCAGGGTTCCTGATCCACTGCGAGGACAGAGGCATTCAGAGGATATCCGACTTAGGAATTCTTCAGCAAAGTCCCAGTAAGCTTGTTCTAACTGGGAACATGATTCAGAGACTTCTGAAATATGATTTTGTCACCTTCGACAGTCTGGAATTGCTGAACTTGGCAAACAATCAAATAGACTACATTGACAACGAGACTTTCTTGAGTTTGAGCAACCTGAAGAAGCTTTACCTGAACGGAAACAGGATTGAGAAAATCACGGCCACCATGTTTCTCGGTCTCCACAATCTGGAATACTTGTACTTGGAATACAACATTATCAAGGAAATCGAGGCGGGATCGTTCAACCCCTTGACCAACCTAAAGCTCCTGTTCCTAAACAACAACCTGCTCCATGCTCTACCTGCCCAGATATTCCGAAACGTGCCCTTGACCAAGCTGAACCTGAGGAAGAACCTGTTCATGCACTTGCCGGTCAGCAATGTCTTGGAGCAGCTCGATTTCCTGGAACAGATTTATCTTGAGGACAACCCTTGGGACTGCACCTGCGACCTGGTCAGTCTCAAGCAGTGGGTGGAGAAGCTGAGGAAGGATACACTGGTGGGGACCATTTTGTGCCACAGTCCCGGGAAGGTGGCCAATGCTGAGATCAGGAGTCTGAAACATGACCTCCTGTGCCCCGGTCTGGTCACCCTCCCTTTGGGTAACTCTGACGAGTTTGGGGTGGTCACGACATCGGCCCCTGACGGTGGCACTAGTGGCTTCTTCCGGTCCTTGACGGAGGCTGTTCCCCTCTCTGTTCTCATTCTCTGCCTTCTCATCCTGTTGCTGACCGTCATCTTCTGCTCTGCTGGAATCGTGGTCTTCGTCCTCCACCGCCGCCGTCGGCAGTCCAAGAAAAAGCAGGCCGAGGAACAGCCTCGCGAGAGCAGCCCCATCCACCTGCATTACAGCATGTACGGTCAGAAGACGACGCACCATGTGGCCGAGAGGCATGCCACGGCCATGTACGACGAACCTTCCAGAAGCCCCATCGTTCAGGTGTGCAGGAACCCCAGCTACTGCTCCCAGCACAAAGAGTACGATGCCGAGGATTACGAGGCGGAGAAGCCGAACCACATTTGCCACAGCATCGCAGACAAAGAGAACGGTTCGCCCTTAACGGGATCCACGTTGAAGTACAGGGCCGTGAGCGAGTACCCCTCGGAGTTTGTGGCTCTGGGGGACGCGAGTTCCCTGTACAAAAACATCCTGGAGCGCGAGCGCGAGCTCCAGCAGCTCAGCATCACGGAATACCTCAGGAAAAACATCTCGCAGCTCCAGCCAGCCGTGGACGTGCAAGTCCCCGGGCATCACAAGGAGCTGAAACTGATGGAGACGCTTGTGTACGCCAGGCCGAGGAAGGTCATGGTGGAGCAGACTAAGAACGAGTACTTTGAACTCAAAGCCAACCTACACACTGAACCGGACTACCTGGAGGTACTGGAGCATCAGACGGCGTTCAACTAGGTGTCTCCAGTGTCACGCTTGCGATGTACGGTTCGAGCGATAATACTCCTCGACAAAAGTGCCTTGCCGTGTTTCTTTTCAGCTGTCGTTTAGAATTGAGAGAACAGTCAGGGGGGTACGGCAGGTCTGCCAGGCCAGACGGGACGCTTTGACCGGTTCTCGTAAAGAGGGACATTTAGCCCTAAGGTAATTCCGCCAAGGGACAGGGGTGGGGGAAGGATGGTGTTACAGGTGTCACATCAGATCTGGCAGGCATCCTTCGGTTTCCGTTCTCTCTGCCAAGTCTTTCGACTCTTGATGGCTTGCCATAAACGTCACGTGCCATGTAAACGAATGCAACTCTACCTTCTACACCTGAAGCGTACGTCTAGCACTTTCTTTTTTAACACACACcacttttgtccaaatgtgaGAGGTCTGTGAAGtcctaatttatttttttatccgTAGCCTGTGGCAACAAAAAAGGCCACCGTAACAGCCCCCTGTCCGTAACAACAACAACGTCGCTCCTCCGTCCAGATAAGAGTCCCAGCGTCTGCTGCAGGGTCGTAACTTAGAGAAAAGAATTGCACTACTCCAAACTACGCCATTTCAGAGAGGTGGCACCTGACAATCAAAAGTTATGTGAGGCGGACCCCACGGTCGGTCCTCTGGGTGGCCAAATTGTCCGTTTGAGAGACCTGGTGAGTGCAGCTACtggttgtggtgtgttttttttttttttttcttcttcccaaGGTCACTCCATATCCCGAACTATATAACTGGCTATTTTTCTCTCAGCATGATTCTTATGCAGGGTGTTTTATCACATCTTTATTTGACGAAGTTTGACGAAGAAGATgattcaaatattaaaaaaactcAAAGCTCAGCCTTGAATGATGTTTCACTGTACGTAAGAGCACCATAGCTTTATTTTGTACCGACGTagatcagatttatttattctgtgtgtatatatctatatatatatatatttgtacataATTTTACATTTCTATGTCTGTGTGCCTTTATTAATGTGgtaatgattgattgattgattggttggttgattgatctttaatatgtaaataaagttTATATTGAGTGTGTTACAGTATACTGGCCACCCAAACtcatatacagtaaatattctataaaccaaaaaaaacacttttttttcacttttgtttaattattccCTATGCAGGTGCAATTCCTATGGACTGGTCAATAACGGATTACTGTACTGAGCTCTAGAATTTCACTCCTTTCCTGATTTTGTGCACAtctggattattattattatttcatgcaCATTCAATAAAGCAGGTTCTATATAAAGGAAAACAGTATAAACATATATGTGTAGTACTTTCCGAGGTTTCTtcgttcagccatgttcagctgcccaggtcatcagattcagaaccctgactctggtctacaaagccaagactggaccggCCAGCCCCTTCTTATGTACTTGacggcgatggtcaaaagccgatctgcaccaagagcccttccagcttcaagtacggctcggctcgacccgccatcctttaagatccacagaagacgagcgtccagacttttctctgtcctgcaccgaagtggaggaacgaacttcccctgggtgtccgaacggcagagtccaacgctcgctgtcctcaaacccagactgaagaccctcctcttctgagaggacttgggcgtgAAGTGTAGTGCTGAGGGTCTCCGTACTGGCttctgtgtttagtagagtctctATGAACCAGCTAAAGTCTACAGAAGGGTgtctgctaaaggccttcaGTGTACACCGTAATTAGCCAcattgctaattggtgtacataagcttccattactcgttagccacattagccttatAGAACTAAATAAGCAGATCTTTTTCACTCATCAGCTAGTTGGTTTGATGAGTGTGATGATTAGCACAaagctaattggtgtacataagcttccattactcattagctacattagccttatgGAACTAAataagcagattttttttttcagatgccAAACATCAGCTGGTTGGTTTgatgagtgtgtgatgattagcACCaagctaattggtgtacattagCTTCCATtactcattagctacattagccttatgGAACTAAATAAGCACTTGTTCAGATGCCAAACACAAGCTGGTTAATTTGATGGGTGTGTGATGATGacacaatgctaattggtgtagataagcttccactgcttgttagccacattagcatcaCAGCTTCTGTGTAATACTACAGTAGTACTACTGACTGAGGGAACGTTGTGaaagctgtgtaaatgtgtggaAGTGGTGGAAAGAACTTCCCCTgtgtccaacgctcgctgtcttcaaacccagactgaagaccctcct encodes:
- the slitrk6 gene encoding SLIT and NTRK-like protein 6, producing the protein MLARILFLCSFFAGARFQDVEGFKASYKGACEALCFCEEKDGVLHVNCEERNINKISDVKVPSDRPFHLSLYKNNLVELLPEDLEPFKNAVTLHLGANSIQELEPGVFSALGSLKKLHINSNFLVMLKEDTFHGLVNLEYLQADTNFIRVVEPGAFSKLVRLKVLILNDNSIEFLPNNIFRFVPLTHLDLRGNKLQTLPYVGFLEHIGRIIELLLEDNDWVCDCQILHLKIWIENMRAQSSIGEVVCSSPHHLRGSTLAKVKRDVLCPSHEDINLEEPSKSLDMVVTPSTKVMQIPDARDDAKIPTPAHVPKTSCVAHCSCHNHPSAGFLIHCEDRGIQRISDLGILQQSPSKLVLTGNMIQRLLKYDFVTFDSLELLNLANNQIDYIDNETFLSLSNLKKLYLNGNRIEKITATMFLGLHNLEYLYLEYNIIKEIEAGSFNPLTNLKLLFLNNNLLHALPAQIFRNVPLTKLNLRKNLFMHLPVSNVLEQLDFLEQIYLEDNPWDCTCDLVSLKQWVEKLRKDTLVGTILCHSPGKVANAEIRSLKHDLLCPGLVTLPLGNSDEFGVVTTSAPDGGTSGFFRSLTEAVPLSVLILCLLILLLTVIFCSAGIVVFVLHRRRRQSKKKQAEEQPRESSPIHLHYSMYGQKTTHHVAERHATAMYDEPSRSPIVQVCRNPSYCSQHKEYDAEDYEAEKPNHICHSIADKENGSPLTGSTLKYRAVSEYPSEFVALGDASSLYKNILERERELQQLSITEYLRKNISQLQPAVDVQVPGHHKELKLMETLVYARPRKVMVEQTKNEYFELKANLHTEPDYLEVLEHQTAFN